Proteins encoded within one genomic window of Paramisgurnus dabryanus chromosome 13, PD_genome_1.1, whole genome shotgun sequence:
- the rhbg gene encoding ammonium transporter Rh type B, whose product MADSSTNMRIRLPMLCIVLEVILIILFGILVEYDENTDGKKWNEKGNHSHHRQDYENEFYYRYPSFQDVHVMIFVGFGFLMTFLQRYGFSSVGFNFLIAAFSLQWATLMQGFFHGMHHGKIHVGVNSMINADFCTGSVLISFGAVLGKTSPVQMLVMAIFEVTLFAVNEFILLSILGANDAGGSMTIHTFGAYFGLVVTRVLYRPNLDKSKHRNSSVYHSDLFAMIGTIYLWMFWPSFNSAITGYGDPQHRTAMNTYYSLAACTLATFAFSSLVNHEGKLDMVHVQNAALAGGVAVGTAGEMMLTPFGSMIVGFLAGTISVLGYKYLSPVLEEKLKIQDTCGVHNLHGMPGVLGALVGAITAAMASKEVYGDGMIKVFGESDSSDWSVGQQGGMQALSLAITLGVALFGGLVTGFILKLPVYGAPPDTHCFEDALYWEIPGEEEGHNELTEVGTVNEVEKLNS is encoded by the exons ATGGCTGACTCTTCTACTAACATGAGGATACGCTTGCCAATGTTATGCATCGTTCTGGAGGTCATTCTCATCATCCTCTTCGGAATATTGGTGGAGTATGATGAAAACACTGATGGCAAGAAGTGGAATGAGAAGGGGAACCATAGTCATCACCGCCAAGACTATGAAAATGAGTTCTACTACCGTTATCCTA GTTTCCAGGATGTGCACGTGATGATCTTCGTGGGCTTCGGCTTTCTGATGACATTTCTGCAGCGTTATGGATTTAGCAGTGTAGGATTTAACTTCCTCATCGCAGCCTTTTCTCTACAGTGGGCCACACTAATGCAAGGCTTTTTCCACGGTATGCATCACGGCAAGATCCATGTTGGCGTGAACAG TATGATAAATGCAGACTTCTGCACCGGTTCAGTTCTGATCTCTTTTGGTGCTGTGTTGGGAAAGACAAGTCCTGTGCAAATGCTTGTTATGGCCATTTTTGAGGTGACCTTGTTCGCTGTCAATGAGTTTATCCTGCTGTCTATCCTTGGG GCTAATGATGCTGGAGGCTCTATGACCATCCATACATTCGGCGCATACTTCGGCCTAGTGGTCACCCGTGTCCTGTACAGACCAAACTTGGACAAAAGCAAACACAGAAACTCGTCTGTCTACCACTCTGACCTCTTTGCAATGATCG GTACCATCTATCTGTGGATGTTCTGGCCCAGCTTTAACTCTGCTATCACAGGATATGGTGACCCCCAGCACAGAACTGCCATGAACACTTACTACTCTTTGGCTGCCTGCACACTGGCTACATTCGCTTTCTCTTCCCTGGTCAACCATGAAGGCAAATTAGACATG GTGCATGTCCAGAATGCTGCACTGGCAGGTGGTGTTGCTGTGGGAACAGCTGGAGAGATGATGCTGACTCCATTTGGCTCCATGATAGTGGGATTTTTGGCTGGAACTATTTCAGTGTTGGGATACAAATACCTCTCG CCGGTTTTGGAGGAGAAACTGAAGATACAGGACACATGTGGCGTTCATAACCTGCATGGAATGCCAGGAGTTCTGGGAGCTTTGGTGGGTGCCATCACAGCTGCCATGGCATCTAAAGAAGTGTATGGAGATGG AATGATAAAAGTGTTTGGAGAAAGTGATTCTAGTGACTGGAGCGTTGGACAACAAGGTGGCATGCAGGCTCTCTCTCTTGCTATCACACTTGGAGTTGCTCTGTTCGGTGGTCTGGTCACAG GGTTCATTTTGAAGCTGCCAGTCTATGGTGCTCCTCCAGATACACACTGTTTTGAGGATGCTCTTTACTGGGAG ATACCGGGCGAGGAGGAGGGTCACAATGAGCTTACTGAAGTGGGCACAGTAAACGAAGTGGAAAAACTTAACAGCTAA